The Meles meles chromosome 6, mMelMel3.1 paternal haplotype, whole genome shotgun sequence genome has a window encoding:
- the FITM1 gene encoding fat storage-inducing transmembrane protein 1, whose product MERGPAVGAGLGAGARIRALLGCLVKVLLWVASALLYFGSEQAARLLGSPCLRRLYHAWLAAVVIFGPLLQFHVNPRTIFASHGNFFNIKFVNSAWGWTCTFLGGFVLLVVFLATRRVAVTARHLSRLVVGAAVWRGAGRAFLLIEDLTGSCFEPLPQGLLLHELPDRRSCLAAGHQWRGYTVSSHTFLLTFCCLLMAEEAAVFAKYLAHGLPAGAPLRLVFLLNVLLLGLWNFLLLCTVIYFHQYTHKVVGAAVGTFAWYLTYGSWYHQPWSPGSPGHGLFPRTRSSRKHN is encoded by the exons atGGAGCGGGGGCCGgcggtgggggcagggctgggggccggggCCCGAATCCGGGCACTGCTGGGCTGCCTGGTCAAGGTGCTGCTCTGGGTGGCGTCTGCCTTGCTATACTTTGGAAGTGAACAGGCCGCCCGCCTGCTGGGCAGCCCCTGCTTACGGCGCCTCTACCATGCCTGGTTGGCAGCAGTGGTCATCTTTGGGCCCCTTCTGCAGTTCCACGTCAACCCTCGGACTATCTTCGCCAGCCACGGCAACTTCTTCAACAT AAAGTTTGTGAATTCAGCGTGGGGCTGGACATGCACCTTCCTGGGGGGCTTCGTGCTGCTGGTGGTGTTCCTGGCTACACGGCGTGTGGCAGTGACAGCACGGCACCTGAGCCGGCTGGTGGTGGGAGCCGCAGTGTggcggggggccggccgggcCTTCCTGCTCATTGAGGACCTGACTGGCTCCTGCTTTGAGCCTCTGCCCCAGGGTCTGCTGCTGCACGAGCTTCCCGACCGCCGCAGCTGCCTGGCAGCTGGCCACCAGTGGCGGGGCTACACGGTCTCCTCCCACACCTTCCTGCTCACCTTCTGCTGCCTGCTCATGGCCGAGGAAGCGGCAGTATTCGCCAAGTATCTGGCCCACGGGCTGCCAGCCGGGGCCCCCCTTCGCCTCGTCTTCCTGCTCAATGTGCTGCTGCTGGGCCTCTGGAACTTCTTGCTGCTCTGTACCGTCATCTATTTCCACCAGTACACCCACAAGGTGGTGGGGGCCGCAGTGGGCACCTTTGCCTGGTACCTCACCTATGGCAGCTGGTATCATCAGCCCTGGTctccagggagccctggccacGGGCTCTTCCCTCGGACCCGCTCTAGCCGCAAGCAcaactga